GACCAAACTGATGGCATTAGTTATGGCTATTGCACTTTGGCTGTATGTAATTAACAGGCATACGGGAGATTTGACGAAGGTTGTTAAATTAAATATTTCTGTTCCTGAAGGTATTGTAATACTTTCACAAAGCGCGGAAGAGGTTATCGTGCATTTGCAGGGGCCGCAAAATATTATTGATGAAGTTAAGGGATTGGTAAAATATCAAAAGATTCAGGCTAATTGCATTGTGAAAGAATCTCTAGAAGGTATGGAAGATCAAATAAAACGGACAATTTCCATAAAAAAAGAACATTTGAATTTACCCAATGACATTAAATTAGTATCCGTTTATCCCAGCACTGTTGATGTTTTGCTTGGAAAATTACAAAAGAAAAAATTACGGGTAAATTTGATGAAAAAAGGTGAACCAGCTATTGGATATGAGATTTTAAATGAATTTGTTTTTCCTAGAGAAGTGGAGGTAACAGGCCCCCTTAATGTCTTAAAGGAGGTTTTTTCCATTAATACGATACCTGTCGATATCGGGGGCGTTACTGTCGGACAAAATCGTACATTTCCCTGGGAAATAGGAATAGATCAGAAGGTATTAATCAAACGAGATAATAAAAGCGTTGCCGTTCCCGTTACATGTCAGGATGAAGTAAGGCTGTGGCTTCAAATAGTTGAACAACAGGACATAAAAAGTTTTGAAAAAATCAAGATCAAGGTGTTGAGTACAGCAGAGTTTTCTTATGGAATTAAACTGCAGGATGAATTTGTCAGTGTAAGGATAAAAGGACCCAGGCTTTTGTTGGATAAACTTCAAGCTTCGGATATTGAATTGTATATTGACGTTAGTTCGTTAAAACCGCCGGGGCCATACAAACAGCCACTCAAGTATAGCATACCCCCAAAAACAGAGTTGGTGGGGAAGATCCCGGACGTACATGTGGATATTCGAGAAATTGCATCGGTATCAGAGGGCACGTAAATGATAGAGTTAGGAGTAAACATTGATCATGTAGCGACCGTTCGTCAGGCAAGAATGACCTATGAGCCTGATCCCGTAACAGCAGCCTCACTCGCGATTCTCGGGGGCGCTGATATTATTACGGTTCACCTGAGAGAAGATAGGAGACACATACAGGATCGTGATGTGAGGCTACTCAGGGAAATGGTTTTTGGAAAGCTTAATCTTGAGATGTCCGTTGCGCGGAAAATTGTGGATCTGGCGCTGGAAATAAAACCGGATCAGGTTACCCTTGTGCCTGAAAAGAGACATGAAATTACAACAGAGGGTGGATTGGATGTCCTGACCCAAAAAAGAATCATTGCTGATGTTGTTAAGGCATGTGCTGATGAGGGTATACTGGTGAGCCTTTTTATTGATCCGGAGACAGATCAGGTATCTGCCTCAAAAGATGTAGGAGCCCACACTATTGAGCTCCATACAGGAAATTATGCAAATGCAAAAAATGATGTTGTCAGGATTTCAATGATTGAAAAACTTCAGGCGAGTATGAAGGTGGCCCGTGATTTGAATTTGGGAGTTAACGCGGGACACGGGTTGACATACCAGAATGTCGGGTTGGTTGTGAAATCTCTGGATGTCGAAGAATTGCATATTGGGCACAGTATTATTTCCCGGGCGATTTTTGTTGGAATCCAGAGAGCGGTTTCTGAAATGAAGGAAATGGTTTTCAAATACAGCCTGCAAAAAAAATTATCGTGAGGGAAAGTAAAATAAATTTTACTGAATGCGCTCTTGTTGATGCGGGCATGTTCAGCGCGATGTTAGAACGATAGAGAAACACTATAATTTTTTATCGAGTAAAAAAACAGATGTTTCGTTTCATTCACTACTATCAAGGAGAATAAATATGTTTAAAGGTTCTCTTGTTGCTTTAGTTACACCATTTCATAATGGGCAGATTGACTGTGACAAACTGAAGGAACTTGTCGAATTTCATATTAAGAACGGGATAAATGGAATTGTCCCCTGTGGAACAACGGGTGAATCTGCAACCCTTTCGTTTGAGGAGCATGAAAAAGTCGTTGGGGAGGTAGTTAGCATGGTTGCAGGGAGAATACCGGTAGTTGCAGGTGCAGGTTCGAATAATACTTCGGAAACCTTACGTTTGACAAAACATGCGAAAAAGGTGGGAGCGGATGGCGTTTTGCTCATTACACCATACTATAATAAGCCCACACCGGAAGGCCTCTATCGACATTACAGGTTAATAGCAGAGGAAGTGGACATTCCTATTGTGCTGTACAATGTTCCATCCAGGACAGGTATATCGCTGTTGCCGGAAACCATAGCGAGACTTTCTGAAATGAAAAATATTGTTGCAGTCAAAGACGCAAGCGGAAGTATTGACCAGGCGACCCAGATATTGCAACTGTGCGATATAGCGGTTCTTTCAGGAGAGGATTCTCTTATCCTTCCTATTATGGCCGTGGGAGGGAAGGGTGTGATATCTGTCGTAGCAAATGTTGTGCCTGCTGATACAGTTGCATTAACCCGACATTGTCTTGAAGGAAACTTTGAAGAGGCGAAAAAATATCATTACAAACTGTTTCCGCTCTCCAAAGGTATGTTTATAGAGACCAATCCTATCCCCGTAAAGACTGCTTTGAGACTTATGGGAAAACTGAACGGGGAGATGCGTTTGCCTCTGTGTGAAATGACAAAGGAGCATGAAGAGAGACTTGTCAATATTCTGAAAAATTATGGTTTACTGCAATAGCCTTAAGGAGTAACAAGGTGATAGACAGAAAAAAGATTATGGAATCAATACGTTTATTTTTGGAAGGCATCGGCGAAAATCCCGATCGTGACGGTATCAGAGAAACACCGGAAAGGGTTGCCGATATGTGCGAAGAGATTTTCGCCGGTATTGGGAAAGATTCTCATAAAATAATAAAAGTCTTATCATCTGAAAAGTATGATGAAATTGTATTGTTAAAGGACATACCCTTTTATTCTATTTGTGAGCATCATCTCCTTCCTTTCAGCGGAGTGGCTCACGTGGCATATATTCCTGACGGGAACCGGGTGACAGGAATCAGCAAGCTTGCCAGGGTTGTCGAAATAGAGGCAAAACGTCTGCAGGTCCAGGAAAGGCTTACCACGGATATTGCAGAGTCCGTTATGAAGGCCTTACGTCCAAAGGGAGTGCTTACTATTATTGAGGCAGAACATCTCTGTATGACCATGCGGGGTATT
The DNA window shown above is from Candidatus Brocadiaceae bacterium and carries:
- the folE gene encoding GTP cyclohydrolase I FolE: MIDRKKIMESIRLFLEGIGENPDRDGIRETPERVADMCEEIFAGIGKDSHKIIKVLSSEKYDEIVLLKDIPFYSICEHHLLPFSGVAHVAYIPDGNRVTGISKLARVVEIEAKRLQVQERLTTDIAESVMKALRPKGVLTIIEAEHLCMTMRGIKKPGTQVRTSVVRGIFRENPATRAEVMALIKGG
- the dapA gene encoding 4-hydroxy-tetrahydrodipicolinate synthase — translated: MFKGSLVALVTPFHNGQIDCDKLKELVEFHIKNGINGIVPCGTTGESATLSFEEHEKVVGEVVSMVAGRIPVVAGAGSNNTSETLRLTKHAKKVGADGVLLITPYYNKPTPEGLYRHYRLIAEEVDIPIVLYNVPSRTGISLLPETIARLSEMKNIVAVKDASGSIDQATQILQLCDIAVLSGEDSLILPIMAVGGKGVISVVANVVPADTVALTRHCLEGNFEEAKKYHYKLFPLSKGMFIETNPIPVKTALRLMGKLNGEMRLPLCEMTKEHEERLVNILKNYGLLQ
- a CDS encoding CdaR family protein — translated: MIREIFTGNLLTKLMALVMAIALWLYVINRHTGDLTKVVKLNISVPEGIVILSQSAEEVIVHLQGPQNIIDEVKGLVKYQKIQANCIVKESLEGMEDQIKRTISIKKEHLNLPNDIKLVSVYPSTVDVLLGKLQKKKLRVNLMKKGEPAIGYEILNEFVFPREVEVTGPLNVLKEVFSINTIPVDIGGVTVGQNRTFPWEIGIDQKVLIKRDNKSVAVPVTCQDEVRLWLQIVEQQDIKSFEKIKIKVLSTAEFSYGIKLQDEFVSVRIKGPRLLLDKLQASDIELYIDVSSLKPPGPYKQPLKYSIPPKTELVGKIPDVHVDIREIASVSEGT
- a CDS encoding pyridoxine 5'-phosphate synthase, encoding MIELGVNIDHVATVRQARMTYEPDPVTAASLAILGGADIITVHLREDRRHIQDRDVRLLREMVFGKLNLEMSVARKIVDLALEIKPDQVTLVPEKRHEITTEGGLDVLTQKRIIADVVKACADEGILVSLFIDPETDQVSASKDVGAHTIELHTGNYANAKNDVVRISMIEKLQASMKVARDLNLGVNAGHGLTYQNVGLVVKSLDVEELHIGHSIISRAIFVGIQRAVSEMKEMVFKYSLQKKLS